The genomic DNA TGGACAGTCATCTCTGCGGGCATGTTATGCATCCTTCATCAATTGTCATGCGTGAGTGCGTCACTGTTTACAACTCGGAAAAGATCCTAAACTGAGTGAGGTCAATTTATCTCTCTGTGAATATTTTGGATCATTCCTATGGCAGTTCAACACTCAGTATAGCGACTTGAAGACCGTGCTGAAAAGTTGTCCGCTTATTCCGTTTTGAAAAGTTTTTTACGTCAAAGTATATGGATACTTCCACTGACCGTCGTCCAATGAAAATGAAATCGTCTGCGATTCTTATCACACTCGCTGTTGGAATTGCACTGACGATGTGGTTCTGGCTTGACCTGTGGCTGGGAGGCGGATTGATTGGCGGGGATGTTTACACCTATTACTTTCCTCAGAAAACTTTTTATGCAGAAGCCCTCAAACAGGGACACATTCCACTCTGGAATTCGCTCGTCGGACATGGATATCCCCTGGTGGCAGAAAGCCAGACGGGTGTTTTTTATCCATTCAATCTGTTGTTTTATCGATTCCTGAATGTCAACACGGCTTACAATGTGAACCATCTGTTTCACTATGTTCTGGCATTCTGTGCGACAGTCTGGCTGGCACGGGATCTGGGAATCTCACTGTTCGGAGCTTTACTTTCCGGACTGGTCTTCGTGTATGGATGGTTTGCTCCACGATGTTGCCTTGAATGGGCGATTCTGACGGGAGCCTGGTTACCACTCGCTCTTGCTATGTTCAATCGCTATTTCCGAACCAGAAATTTCTTGTGGCTGTGGGGTCTTTCTGGAATACTATGTCTGCAATTGCTCCCCGGACATTTTCATCTGGCTTTCATCACATTGATTTGTCTCACACTGTGGTCACTATGTGAATGGATTTCAGAGTTACGTTCAAAAAAAACTCCGGAATTGACTGAGAGTGAACCTGATGAACCCTCTGTGAGCCGCTTTGCCAGTTCGACTGCTCAAACTTTGATATTTCCTGCACTTGCTATTTCGGTGGGAATACTCCTGGCGAGTCTGCAATTGTTGCCAACTTGGTCGTTGAAACAAAACAGTCAACGAGAAACATCAGCCTCTGCAGACTTTGATCCAGGATACGGACACATCCCTCCCCGATATCTCTCGCAAGTGATTATGCCCTGGTACTGGTATGGTCGGGCCCATGAACTTGATAACCGACTGAATGCGCATCAGTTTCTCGATTACCCGACCGCGACTAATCCTGTTGAAGCTCATCTGTATTTCGGGATATTGCCCATGATCCTGGCTGTTGCAGGAGGGATTTCATTATTTCATTCCCACAATGAAAGCGATCGACGATTGCTATGGCTGGGCGGGTTCGGGCTGCTGGCTCTTGTCTATGCAACTGGGTGGCTGCTGCCGTTGTTGCAAAACGTTCCTGGTTTCAGTTTCTTTCGAGGCCCCGGTCGCTATGGCATTGTTACGGCCCTTGCTGCAGCACTCTGGTCCGCTCGTGGCTGGGATACGATTCGTCAATTTTTGGGACCGAGATGGAAAGTCTTGTTAGCAATACTGATTGGCATCGGCACCCTGCTCGATCTTTCCTGGGTCAGTCAGAAAATCACCTATGCATTTATGGTCCCGGACACGCCGATGACTCGAATTGAAAAGAGTCCGGTTCGTCAAATGCTCAAAGACTTACCTGCTCCTGCACGCTTGTTTGGACCAGGGCCAAACTTATTGACAATTACAGGTGTCGCTGCCACGCCGGTTTATCTGGGAATCGGACCAGCCGAGTATTTCGATCCGAAACTGACCTATCCGGAATCCAAAACTGATGCGCCAGAAAGCCCCTGGGCGACATTCACTGCCGAACAAACCCAATGGCTTCAGCAAGCCGGGGTGACTCACCTTTTGACTTATGCACCACCCGATCCTCAAAATGAGTCCTTGCAATTGTTGTGGCAGGGAATGGACCCCTTATTAAATGGAGCCTGGGGGCGATATCAGGAACCAATCTATCTCTCTGCACTGCTCGGCACGCGGGGACGAGGCTCATGGGATCAAAACTCTGAAAGCACTTCGATCAACTGGAAGCAGGAGTCCTCTGAGCAAATAACTCTCCAGGTTGAAACTCCCATCGCTCAGCAACTCATCCTGACCGAACTTTACGATCCCAACTGGATGGCCACGATTGATGGTCAACCCGCTGAGTCAATCCGCATCGATGGCATGTTCCGTGGTCTGGAGATCCCCGCAGGCTCTCATCAGGTCACTTGGAACTATCGATCTCGTAGTTTTCGATGGGGTCTGATGATCTCCATTGCAGGATTTACAATTTGGGCGATGGCTGGAACCTTACTGATTACAAAAACTCGACGGCCATAAGTCATTAACCCCAAGGGAGTTATGCGATCAACCCTGATTGAGGTCACTTTTGAGGAGTCACTCCCTCTTGTTTCACAATGGGCCAAAACACGCATCTGGACTCGATAGTCTGAAACGACTACAATTCCGCCACGCGAATGGAATATCGCGTATCGGATTCTCTTCGCAGAGATCCGATGAATCGTATCGATCAGTTCTTGCAACGATCGACGGGGGACACGCCATTTGGGACGATTCAAGATCATACGGAGCTTCTCATGCGCCACCGTCTGGCAATCATTTTGCCCATTTATACAATTCTTATTACAGCCTCGCTATTTCTAGCATTCTGTCTGCGTTTTGATTTCGCGATGGGAAGCTCGGAACTCTTAAAATTCACAGCGGCTCTCCCATACATCATCGCAGCCAAGTTGCTGATTGCCGCGATCTCCCGCGAGTGGAATCGATCCTATCGGCATGTTTCCATTACTGACGGAATCCTTATTGTCGGCACCTGTGGATTTATGACAAGCGTTTTGCTGGCATTACACTATATCAGTCCGCAGTCTCCGATGTCTTTACCTCGCTCTGTCACATTAATTGACGGATTGATCAGCCTGCTGGCCATATTGGGATTTCGGATTGCCTGTCGTATGATCTGGTCCAGTCGAAAACCAAACAGCCGAGAACAACCGACAGAAACAGCGTTAATTTTTGGCTCTGATGATTCGGCTATTGGCATCTGGAAAATGGTCATGTCAAGCAACGGTCATTTGGGTCGATTTCGGATCGTTGGATTCATCAACTCAAGTGGAGAACGACAAAGATCCCTGATTGGTGGTCAACAAGTCTACTCGCTTGAAGATTGCTGGGAATCAAAGACTGCCACACCGATCCAGCATATTCTTGTACCAACGTCGACTTCAGGACGTGTCGTACGAGATTTATTAAGTCGTTGCCAGGAAGCCGACATTCAGCTGCATAAAGTTCCAACTGTTGAAGAAATTGTTGAAGGACGATTTCGACTGGCAGTTCGCGAACTGGATATCGATGACCTGTTGCGTCGCCCACCCACATCACTCGACCTCGAAAAGATCGGCCATTCGATCACTGGAAAAACGGTTCTGGTCACTGGTGGAGCGGGAAGTATTGGCAGCGAATTATGCCGTCAGATTATCGGATTCGAACCTGCCAAGTTGATCATTTTCGATCATTCCGAATTTGGCGTTTTCAAAATGGAACGCGAATTTGTAGCACGCGATTGCGGAGAGATTGAGCTGTGTTATCTCACCGCCAGTGTGCTCGACAAGGATGCTCTAGAAGGAGCGTTCGCCCGTCACCAACCAGAAATCGTATTT from Rubinisphaera italica includes the following:
- a CDS encoding YfhO family protein, with product MDTSTDRRPMKMKSSAILITLAVGIALTMWFWLDLWLGGGLIGGDVYTYYFPQKTFYAEALKQGHIPLWNSLVGHGYPLVAESQTGVFYPFNLLFYRFLNVNTAYNVNHLFHYVLAFCATVWLARDLGISLFGALLSGLVFVYGWFAPRCCLEWAILTGAWLPLALAMFNRYFRTRNFLWLWGLSGILCLQLLPGHFHLAFITLICLTLWSLCEWISELRSKKTPELTESEPDEPSVSRFASSTAQTLIFPALAISVGILLASLQLLPTWSLKQNSQRETSASADFDPGYGHIPPRYLSQVIMPWYWYGRAHELDNRLNAHQFLDYPTATNPVEAHLYFGILPMILAVAGGISLFHSHNESDRRLLWLGGFGLLALVYATGWLLPLLQNVPGFSFFRGPGRYGIVTALAAALWSARGWDTIRQFLGPRWKVLLAILIGIGTLLDLSWVSQKITYAFMVPDTPMTRIEKSPVRQMLKDLPAPARLFGPGPNLLTITGVAATPVYLGIGPAEYFDPKLTYPESKTDAPESPWATFTAEQTQWLQQAGVTHLLTYAPPDPQNESLQLLWQGMDPLLNGAWGRYQEPIYLSALLGTRGRGSWDQNSESTSINWKQESSEQITLQVETPIAQQLILTELYDPNWMATIDGQPAESIRIDGMFRGLEIPAGSHQVTWNYRSRSFRWGLMISIAGFTIWAMAGTLLITKTRRP
- a CDS encoding nucleoside-diphosphate sugar epimerase/dehydratase; this translates as MRHRLAIILPIYTILITASLFLAFCLRFDFAMGSSELLKFTAALPYIIAAKLLIAAISREWNRSYRHVSITDGILIVGTCGFMTSVLLALHYISPQSPMSLPRSVTLIDGLISLLAILGFRIACRMIWSSRKPNSREQPTETALIFGSDDSAIGIWKMVMSSNGHLGRFRIVGFINSSGERQRSLIGGQQVYSLEDCWESKTATPIQHILVPTSTSGRVVRDLLSRCQEADIQLHKVPTVEEIVEGRFRLAVRELDIDDLLRRPPTSLDLEKIGHSITGKTVLVTGGAGSIGSELCRQIIGFEPAKLIIFDHSEFGVFKMEREFVARDCGEIELCYLTASVLDKDALEGAFARHQPEIVFHAAAYKHVPLMQDNPYAAIRNNFMGTKAVVDIAHKHQVERFVLISTDKAVRPTSVMGATKLLAEKYLQAMSNISSTIYITVRFGNVLNSVGSVVPTFRKQIECGGPVTVTHKDMVRYFMTIPEAVQLVLQAGAVGGTGNVLILDMGDPVKIVDLAKDMISLSGLSYPDDIDIKFTGLRPGEKMYEELFYEHEQSAPKIHEKIILGAGHAPSTMQINADLQQLQSSLNNNPSALSDTLWEVVNRYVALDDVQIESRSRTAA